A part of Haladaptatus caseinilyticus genomic DNA contains:
- a CDS encoding O-antigen ligase family protein produces the protein MSTASETITTTVSHQLNKYQRAETPFSPTGDAVFLSVLLTVGLLFATPAIATLLNIVGVPMIYGLLASLALIISAYSVFVISIGAIPVGVCVAAIITATISSNVPLLSSATEYPANIGPHLWLVFIPLGILVAMLALRQSTFEVIPVEMLIIGMAVWALLGAILGSPERPLVAVFFSLYVGVLAVSFGAMYRAVQRGYISPRGVVYVLLVVAAGHAVFGVVQFAAQGSFGFSFLGEVARDVSKSRAVFPIGGLMYGLYISGLTGGSAPLSILLAFVTPLSVGFAIERRGSYAVLSLPLLLSFALFLTAKESAFMGLFAGLGVGALLWAIGNDWIELSSLVDRRVIAGGSAVIVAGVVGSLWYLQRLFENSNSASIRFRQLAGGIQMALDNPLFGIGGANYAYTASQYNLPSQLGGGSAFPIHSMIVGMFAEIGFVGGLLFLLALGLVFLSALSSWIARPTAFRAGIVGAVVAYVVVGFWVTPLRYANTIPFWFLAGALVGSHE, from the coding sequence ATGAGCACTGCATCAGAGACCATCACCACAACAGTCTCCCACCAACTCAACAAATATCAGCGGGCAGAAACACCGTTTTCACCGACCGGGGACGCCGTCTTTCTCTCGGTTCTCCTCACCGTTGGACTACTTTTTGCTACACCAGCTATCGCAACCCTTTTGAACATTGTCGGAGTTCCGATGATTTATGGTCTCCTGGCTTCGCTCGCGCTTATCATAAGTGCCTATAGCGTCTTTGTCATCTCAATAGGTGCAATCCCTGTCGGAGTGTGTGTTGCCGCGATTATCACCGCAACAATCTCTTCAAACGTGCCACTGCTATCCAGTGCCACTGAATACCCTGCGAACATTGGACCTCATCTCTGGTTGGTTTTCATCCCGCTTGGGATTCTTGTCGCGATGCTTGCTCTCCGACAGTCCACTTTCGAAGTCATTCCTGTTGAGATGCTTATTATCGGAATGGCGGTTTGGGCACTTCTTGGTGCAATACTCGGGTCTCCGGAACGACCATTGGTAGCAGTGTTCTTTTCGCTTTACGTTGGCGTGCTTGCAGTCTCTTTCGGAGCGATGTATCGTGCCGTACAGCGTGGCTATATCTCGCCACGAGGTGTAGTTTACGTATTACTCGTTGTGGCTGCTGGACATGCAGTGTTCGGAGTGGTACAATTCGCCGCGCAGGGTTCGTTTGGCTTTTCGTTCCTTGGCGAAGTCGCTCGCGATGTATCTAAGTCGCGTGCAGTGTTCCCTATTGGTGGACTAATGTATGGCCTCTACATTAGCGGTCTCACGGGTGGGTCAGCACCACTGTCGATTTTATTGGCCTTCGTAACACCGCTGTCTGTCGGATTTGCCATCGAACGGCGTGGCTCGTATGCCGTGCTTTCACTTCCTCTCCTGTTGTCCTTCGCGCTGTTTCTTACGGCAAAAGAATCAGCATTCATGGGTCTTTTCGCTGGGCTTGGAGTTGGTGCATTACTCTGGGCAATTGGGAATGACTGGATTGAGCTCTCGTCGCTTGTCGATCGGCGTGTCATTGCTGGAGGCTCTGCGGTCATCGTTGCCGGTGTCGTTGGGTCGCTATGGTACCTTCAACGCCTCTTCGAGAACTCTAACTCCGCGTCAATCCGCTTCCGACAGCTCGCGGGCGGGATTCAAATGGCACTTGATAATCCACTCTTTGGAATCGGTGGTGCTAATTACGCTTATACGGCATCACAGTATAACCTCCCATCCCAGTTAGGCGGTGGGAGTGCATTCCCGATTCATTCGATGATTGTCGGGATGTTTGCCGAAATCGGATTTGTTGGGGGCCTATTGTTCCTTCTGGCGCTCGGTCTAGTCTTTCTCTCGGCACTATCATCGTGGATTGCTCGACCAACCGCATTTCGTGCCGGGATTGTTGGTGCCGTCGTTGCCTATGTCGTTGTTGGCTTCTGGGTGACACCGCTTCGGTATGCAAACACCATTCCGTTCTGGTTCCTCGCTGGTGCCCTTGTAGGTAGTCACGAATGA
- a CDS encoding ATP-binding protein, translating into MDGQEKITSTTSQNNTSHGPKRLLRIAFSTLVALACYLLIPIGLLVIAGELTSTAGILIPATLAIFAIWTLPTYIAATIYDLTWQAIQLDVQEIDTGWILGEITGLILLTGVWFLPLWAHLSPQLAGVLQLFRAAPMLDDPWLMGLSWIACIPIQLTSFSVVLGSNEDHTKKTEKQRAQSTRDRSQEKNQPIKRQEQGQHQNRNKEEMTDIQSDLTFGWESAPTTRFHDVGGMDDLKRNIMRSVLRPLSHTDAAYERFNVSPPNGILLHGPPGTGKTHFARAIAGELGHPYLELSAGDIKSRWVNESTEQVNQLFKEAEQFERCVIFVDEIDALLAGRGNDLHREHAQVVNEFLAHLDDEDPSFLLIAATNRADLLDEAATRRGRFDQQYEVDLPNEEAREKIFKVRLQALPTDLDQEEYQKLAEQSTDLSSADIVGIVDDAAMQAAERDAQAITYVDLTESFPESTTTG; encoded by the coding sequence ATGGACGGTCAAGAAAAGATAACGTCCACCACATCGCAGAACAACACCTCACACGGTCCAAAGAGACTTCTCAGAATCGCGTTCTCTACACTGGTTGCCCTGGCGTGCTATTTACTTATCCCAATTGGATTATTAGTAATCGCGGGCGAACTGACGTCAACCGCTGGTATACTAATTCCAGCGACTCTCGCTATATTTGCTATCTGGACCCTTCCAACCTACATCGCCGCTACAATTTATGATCTCACATGGCAGGCAATTCAGTTGGATGTTCAAGAAATAGATACCGGATGGATTCTTGGAGAGATTACCGGACTAATTTTATTGACCGGTGTGTGGTTTCTTCCGCTCTGGGCCCATCTTTCTCCACAGCTTGCAGGAGTCTTGCAACTCTTCCGAGCTGCGCCAATGCTCGACGATCCATGGCTAATGGGACTTAGTTGGATAGCATGCATTCCGATACAGTTGACGAGCTTTTCAGTAGTGCTGGGATCTAATGAGGATCACACCAAGAAGACAGAGAAACAGCGAGCACAATCGACCCGAGATCGTAGTCAAGAGAAGAACCAACCTATCAAGCGACAAGAACAGGGTCAGCACCAGAATCGCAATAAAGAGGAGATGACGGATATACAGTCAGATCTCACATTTGGCTGGGAGTCAGCACCCACCACGAGGTTTCACGATGTCGGTGGCATGGATGATCTCAAACGCAATATTATGCGATCGGTTCTTCGCCCGCTTTCGCACACTGATGCCGCCTACGAACGGTTCAACGTCTCGCCACCGAACGGCATCCTCCTACATGGCCCTCCTGGTACTGGGAAAACACACTTCGCTCGGGCGATTGCTGGTGAACTCGGCCATCCATACCTCGAGTTGAGTGCTGGCGATATCAAAAGCCGGTGGGTGAATGAGTCCACTGAGCAAGTCAACCAATTGTTCAAGGAAGCCGAGCAATTCGAGCGGTGTGTGATCTTCGTCGACGAGATTGACGCACTCCTCGCAGGTCGCGGAAACGATCTTCATCGTGAGCATGCTCAAGTCGTCAACGAGTTTCTGGCGCACTTAGACGATGAAGACCCGAGTTTTCTGCTTATCGCAGCAACGAATCGTGCGGACTTGCTTGATGAAGCCGCTACTCGTCGTGGCCGCTTTGATCAGCAGTATGAGGTTGATCTGCCAAACGAAGAAGCACGCGAGAAAATCTTCAAAGTTAGGTTGCAAGCGCTCCCAACTGATCTTGATCAAGAGGAGTACCAGAAGTTAGCCGAGCAATCCACTGATCTAAGTAGTGCAGATATTGTTGGAATTGTCGATGATGCTGCAATGCAGGCTGCTGAACGAGATGCCCAAGCAATCACGTATGTCGATCTCACTGAGTCGTTCCCAGAATCGACGACTACTGGCTGA
- a CDS encoding lamin tail domain-containing protein, with the protein MTFSRRRVLSGLGVLAVGGVSATTVLGNREYSDQRKNIQVKEVNAEDEYVVFANTGDSDLDISKFVVEFDYSNPEYSQARSLPNNTIIRANGTLKVATGAKEVDDADVTFDYTGEVINNDEQDTVALLTTDPIEDEAIAVGSVNNSTTTTSEETTTTTEDETDSGAGSDDKSGKSSDKKTDDGDSDSSSDSGGDSDSGSEGSSDQESGTGDKEDC; encoded by the coding sequence ATGACATTTAGTAGACGGCGAGTGCTCAGCGGGCTTGGTGTCCTGGCAGTAGGTGGCGTTAGTGCGACAACCGTTCTCGGTAACAGGGAGTATAGTGATCAGCGTAAGAATATCCAGGTCAAAGAAGTAAACGCTGAGGACGAATACGTTGTCTTCGCCAACACGGGGGACAGTGATCTCGACATCTCGAAATTCGTAGTTGAATTCGATTATTCAAACCCAGAATACAGCCAAGCGCGTTCGTTGCCCAACAACACGATCATTCGTGCGAACGGAACGCTGAAAGTGGCGACCGGCGCAAAAGAGGTAGACGATGCCGACGTGACGTTCGACTACACTGGCGAAGTGATAAACAACGACGAACAGGATACTGTCGCGCTCCTCACCACCGACCCTATTGAAGATGAAGCAATCGCTGTAGGCTCCGTTAACAATTCTACGACGACTACTAGCGAAGAAACTACCACGACGACCGAAGATGAGACAGATTCGGGAGCAGGTTCCGACGATAAATCTGGCAAATCATCAGACAAAAAGACTGATGACGGTGATTCGGATTCGTCGTCAGATTCAGGTGGCGATTCGGACTCTGGCTCTGAGGGTTCGAGTGACCAAGAATCAGGTACAGGCGACAAAGAAGACTGCTGA
- a CDS encoding VirB4 family type IV secretion system protein, with protein sequence MGSRLRSLIPGLESEPGLDEIDDEVFDRATAILEANGDELSKENIQAQARYLLELENSEDGEIRLGVLQDETERSFADRDIIAPHEISEKSGLLESGYMVRGGQYVRTMTIHGYPERVPLGWLDDLYTTHDNIRVTQHIRPRDSHEILRKLRNRLTQLRARLYRKDEKNQSDTHELESDHEAVSDLIWDIIRGETKLFTFAIYFEIIADSKQELNEATERALEIIAKANTEAVPLEKRQVESQDALAPLGNDPIKATQLMQETAVGTMFPFIEPALADDEGVYYGFDGTHTPVLLDRYRFSSYSKVIAGEMGSGKTFAEKYEMFHRMMMDPEIELLVLDPLADFVDFAEDLGGQVIRFGGENTINPLEIRRGIDDVVEDPFLKKYRSVMELFRLHFAAGDGQALSNEQEGILRRAVLLSYYQYGITEDPATHENTSPIIGDIIDILEHIADGDDPTEFIEYHAGAEERRVVPKVQDIADRFRETDERLAYQLLLGLEAFQEGGENANLNGRTNVELDNRLVTIDMSMFSDTGQAPLFMHVMFDWIYQRAQSSDRRTQVTIDEAHYLLRRAATTDLIDLFIRHSRHFNTGLTLISQTVDEFLVESTEQSADALEKAREIYNLCNIKQIFRHESVSEEMIATHDLTHNEQRFIASAQTGEDGTHSESLLLVNDWKKRIQLHVDEFAVHVLDEDLDPWEYLIEQNALDTGDVSYLLADRRANEYNIPQSLLEQARKSTTSTS encoded by the coding sequence ATGGGTTCCCGCCTCCGATCACTCATTCCAGGGTTGGAGAGTGAGCCTGGACTAGATGAAATCGATGATGAGGTTTTCGACCGGGCAACTGCCATCCTCGAGGCAAACGGCGACGAACTCTCGAAGGAAAACATCCAGGCCCAAGCGAGATATCTCCTTGAACTCGAAAATTCCGAGGACGGTGAGATTCGTCTCGGTGTACTTCAAGACGAGACAGAACGCTCGTTCGCCGACCGGGATATCATCGCCCCACACGAGATTTCCGAGAAATCAGGGCTCTTAGAGTCGGGATACATGGTTCGTGGTGGCCAGTACGTGCGCACGATGACGATCCATGGCTATCCCGAGCGTGTTCCGCTCGGCTGGCTTGACGACCTCTATACAACCCACGACAACATCCGAGTTACACAGCACATCCGGCCACGGGATTCCCATGAAATTCTTCGGAAACTCCGCAATCGCCTCACACAACTCCGTGCTCGCCTCTATCGGAAAGACGAAAAGAATCAGAGTGATACTCACGAACTCGAATCCGACCACGAGGCAGTCTCGGATCTCATTTGGGATATTATTCGCGGCGAGACGAAGCTATTCACCTTCGCTATCTATTTCGAGATCATCGCCGATTCAAAGCAGGAATTGAACGAGGCGACTGAGCGTGCCCTGGAGATTATTGCTAAGGCCAATACAGAAGCCGTCCCACTCGAAAAGCGCCAAGTCGAGTCACAGGACGCGCTTGCGCCGCTCGGGAATGACCCGATCAAAGCGACCCAACTCATGCAGGAGACGGCTGTCGGCACGATGTTCCCATTCATCGAGCCAGCATTGGCCGATGACGAGGGCGTCTACTACGGATTCGACGGGACACATACACCCGTTCTTCTTGATCGCTATCGATTCTCCTCGTATTCGAAGGTGATTGCTGGTGAAATGGGATCGGGAAAGACATTCGCCGAGAAGTACGAGATGTTCCATCGGATGATGATGGATCCCGAAATCGAGCTCCTCGTCCTGGATCCACTGGCTGATTTCGTCGACTTTGCCGAGGATCTCGGTGGGCAAGTCATTCGGTTTGGTGGCGAGAATACGATCAACCCACTTGAAATTCGACGAGGTATCGACGACGTCGTCGAAGATCCGTTCCTCAAGAAGTACCGGTCGGTCATGGAGTTATTCCGACTCCATTTTGCTGCAGGAGACGGCCAAGCCCTCTCAAATGAACAGGAAGGCATTCTTCGGCGTGCCGTCTTGCTTTCCTATTACCAGTACGGCATCACCGAGGATCCAGCCACACACGAAAACACGAGTCCGATTATCGGGGATATCATCGATATCCTCGAACACATTGCCGATGGTGACGACCCAACAGAGTTCATTGAGTACCATGCGGGAGCCGAGGAGCGACGAGTTGTCCCAAAGGTTCAGGATATCGCTGATCGGTTCCGAGAGACGGATGAGCGGCTTGCCTACCAGCTGTTGCTCGGACTTGAAGCCTTCCAAGAGGGTGGCGAGAACGCGAATCTGAACGGGCGGACGAATGTCGAACTCGACAACCGTCTCGTAACCATCGATATGTCGATGTTCTCCGATACGGGACAAGCGCCGCTGTTTATGCACGTGATGTTCGACTGGATCTACCAGCGAGCACAGAGCAGCGATCGCCGGACGCAGGTGACAATCGATGAGGCACACTACCTTTTGCGCCGAGCAGCCACGACGGATCTGATCGACCTGTTCATCCGACATAGTCGCCACTTCAACACCGGACTGACGTTGATCTCCCAAACGGTAGATGAATTCCTCGTCGAGTCAACTGAGCAGTCTGCAGATGCACTGGAGAAAGCTCGCGAAATCTACAATCTGTGTAATATCAAGCAGATCTTCCGGCACGAATCAGTGAGTGAGGAGATGATCGCGACCCATGATCTCACGCATAACGAACAGCGGTTCATCGCCTCCGCACAGACCGGTGAGGACGGAACTCACTCGGAAAGCCTACTGCTCGTCAACGACTGGAAAAAGCGCATTCAGTTACACGTGGATGAGTTTGCCGTCCACGTGCTCGACGAAGATCTCGACCCGTGGGAGTATCTC